The Raphanus sativus cultivar WK10039 chromosome 2, ASM80110v3, whole genome shotgun sequence DNA segment TGAAACAGTATGATGTTCATCCTGAAATGTATCAAGTTGGCTATACAAAACTGTACCTACGAACTGGACAAGTAAGTAACTCTTTACGCAGAGATATAGAAAGCTAGTTAGCTGATCTTtatcttcaaattttttttatagattggTATCTTTGAAGATAGAAGAAAGAAAGTTCTTCAAGGGATAGTGGGATTACAAAAGCGTTTCCGTGGTCACTTGTCTCGTGAGTACTTTCAAAGTATGAGAAACGGAGCATTGGTACTTCAGTCATATGTACGAGGTGTAATTGCCCGAAGGATGTTTGATATTGAAGCAAAGCTCTATGCAGATTCTGTTTCTGAAGCAAGCACAGGAGAGTTAACTGCAGTCATACACTTGCAGTCTGGTAAGTCTGCGGAAGATTTTGGTTCTCAAATTTGGTAATAGAGATTTTAAGGCTCATCAttcattttttctctctttgcaGCTGTTAGAGGATGGTTAGCTCGAAAACGATTCAGCAGTAAGCAAAGACAGAAAGAGTTACTCAATGTGACGACAATATCAAAGAGGAAATCAGAAGACAAGGTACTTACTATCAAAAGAAAGATTGTCCACTTTCTGAATGAAACATTATTACACTATataactctctttctcgttTGTGATGTAGGAGCAGTTCCAAGTTCAACCATCAGCTATGTCTGATCTCCAGAAGCGGGTTTTGGAATCTGAAGCAGCTTTAGTtcagaaggaagaagaaaacacaGCGTTGAGAGAGCAGTTGAGACAGTTTGAGGAGAGATGGTCAGAGTATGAACTAAAGATGAAGTCAATGGAGGAAACATGGCAAAAGCAAATGTCATCGTTGCAGGTTAGTTCTCCTCATTACTTAAAACGGATTCTTGACACAGAGATAATGAAATGTTCCAACCCcggattcttttttttttactttcttcaGATGAGTCTCGCGGCTGCGAGAAAGAGTCTAGCGACAGAGAACGTTACAGGTCAAGCAGGAGGAGGAGCAAGACAAGACACATCGGTATCACCTTTCGGTTATGAATCAGAGGACACAACGTCTACTACTGCAACTCCAGGGTTAAGGACACCCACAACTAACTTCACAAACGGAAACACTCCTGAACTCAGAAGCAGAGAGCATCCCAACGGAAGTTTGAACGCTGTTAATCATCTCGCGAGAGAGTTTGATCAAAGGAGACTCAATTTTGACGAAGATGCTAGAGCCATTGTGGAGGTG contains these protein-coding regions:
- the LOC130508638 gene encoding myosin-2-like, yielding MVTAIDNVSEDLVLQQLRCCGVLEVVRISRSGYPTRLTHQEFAGRYGFLLSDKKVSQDPLSVSIAVLKQYDVHPEMYQVGYTKLYLRTGQIGIFEDRRKKVLQGIVGLQKRFRGHLSREYFQSMRNGALVLQSYVRGVIARRMFDIEAKLYADSVSEASTGELTAVIHLQSAVRGWLARKRFSSKQRQKELLNVTTISKRKSEDKEQFQVQPSAMSDLQKRVLESEAALVQKEEENTALREQLRQFEERWSEYELKMKSMEETWQKQMSSLQMSLAAARKSLATENVTGQAGGGARQDTSVSPFGYESEDTTSTTATPGLRTPTTNFTNGNTPELRSREHPNGSLNAVNHLAREFDQRRLNFDEDARAIVEVKVEPEATATNGQQQQQHPEDEFRKLKLRFETWKKDYKARLRETKARLHSDKRRHRKWWGK